The following proteins come from a genomic window of Larimichthys crocea isolate SSNF chromosome III, L_crocea_2.0, whole genome shotgun sequence:
- the ntf3 gene encoding neurotrophin-3 isoform X2, with the protein MSILLYVMVLVYLYGIQATNMDSSHQGQQQQQQPSPDPLNSLIIELLQADLTRGKTRVNQSQQGKSRDTEPRDTLPPLLSANLPLEEQGDAEQWGMGGRSGGSSDSGVDQQVMLLNTDLLRQHKRYNSPRVLLSDRLPLQPPPLYLADDFVSGGLDGGAAGNKTRKKRYAEHKSYRGEYSVCDSESQWVTDKTQAVDTRGDPVVVLAKIKTSATQDIKQYFYETRCRTPRPFKSGCRGIDDKNWNSQCKTTQTYVRALTQVRNTVGWRWIRIDTSCVCALSRKRHRT; encoded by the coding sequence ATGTCCATCCTGCTGTATGTGATGGTCCTTGTGTACCTCTATGGTATCCAGGCAACCAACATGGACAGCAGTCACCAggggcaacagcagcagcagcagccaagtCCCGACCCCTTAAATTCCCTTATCATCGAGCTGCTTCAGGCTGACCTGACAAGGGGGAAGACCAGAGTGAACCAGAGCCAACAGGGGAAAAGCCGGGACACTGAGCCCAGGGACACgctgcctcctctcctcagtgCAAACCTTCCTTTAGAAGAGCAGGGCGATGCGGAGCAGTGGGGGATGGGAGGCCGCAGCGGTGGGAGCAGTGACAGCGGGGTCGACCAACAGGTGATGCTGTTGAACACGGACCTTCTCAGGCAGCACAAGCGGTACAACTCACCTCGGGTGCTGCTGAGCGACCGGCTACCGCTACAGCCGCCGCCGCTTTACCTCGCTGACGACTTTGTGAGCGGTGGATTGGACGGCGGGGCAGCGGGAAACAAGACACGAAAGAAGCGTTACGCTGAGCACAAGAGCTATCGTGGGGAATACTCTGTGTGCGACAGCGAGAGCCAGTGGGTGACGGATAAAACCCAAGCAGTGGACACCAGGGGGGACCCTGTTGTTGTTCTGGCCAAAATTAAAACTAGTGCCACGCAGGACATCAAACAGTACTTTTATGAGACGCGCTGTCGGACCCCCAGGCCGTTTAAAAGTGGCTGCAGGGGCATTGACGACAAGAACTGGAACTCGCAGTGCAAGACGACGCAGACGTACGTTCGAGCGCTGACGCAGGTTCGCAATACAGTGGGCTGGAGGTGGATACGCATAGACACCTCCTGCGTCTGCGCACTGTCGAGGAAACGTCACAGGACGTAA
- the ntf3 gene encoding neurotrophin-3 isoform X1 has protein sequence MVTFITILQVNLVMSILLYVMVLVYLYGIQATNMDSSHQGQQQQQQPSPDPLNSLIIELLQADLTRGKTRVNQSQQGKSRDTEPRDTLPPLLSANLPLEEQGDAEQWGMGGRSGGSSDSGVDQQVMLLNTDLLRQHKRYNSPRVLLSDRLPLQPPPLYLADDFVSGGLDGGAAGNKTRKKRYAEHKSYRGEYSVCDSESQWVTDKTQAVDTRGDPVVVLAKIKTSATQDIKQYFYETRCRTPRPFKSGCRGIDDKNWNSQCKTTQTYVRALTQVRNTVGWRWIRIDTSCVCALSRKRHRT, from the coding sequence aTCTTGCAGGTGAATCTAGTGATGTCCATCCTGCTGTATGTGATGGTCCTTGTGTACCTCTATGGTATCCAGGCAACCAACATGGACAGCAGTCACCAggggcaacagcagcagcagcagccaagtCCCGACCCCTTAAATTCCCTTATCATCGAGCTGCTTCAGGCTGACCTGACAAGGGGGAAGACCAGAGTGAACCAGAGCCAACAGGGGAAAAGCCGGGACACTGAGCCCAGGGACACgctgcctcctctcctcagtgCAAACCTTCCTTTAGAAGAGCAGGGCGATGCGGAGCAGTGGGGGATGGGAGGCCGCAGCGGTGGGAGCAGTGACAGCGGGGTCGACCAACAGGTGATGCTGTTGAACACGGACCTTCTCAGGCAGCACAAGCGGTACAACTCACCTCGGGTGCTGCTGAGCGACCGGCTACCGCTACAGCCGCCGCCGCTTTACCTCGCTGACGACTTTGTGAGCGGTGGATTGGACGGCGGGGCAGCGGGAAACAAGACACGAAAGAAGCGTTACGCTGAGCACAAGAGCTATCGTGGGGAATACTCTGTGTGCGACAGCGAGAGCCAGTGGGTGACGGATAAAACCCAAGCAGTGGACACCAGGGGGGACCCTGTTGTTGTTCTGGCCAAAATTAAAACTAGTGCCACGCAGGACATCAAACAGTACTTTTATGAGACGCGCTGTCGGACCCCCAGGCCGTTTAAAAGTGGCTGCAGGGGCATTGACGACAAGAACTGGAACTCGCAGTGCAAGACGACGCAGACGTACGTTCGAGCGCTGACGCAGGTTCGCAATACAGTGGGCTGGAGGTGGATACGCATAGACACCTCCTGCGTCTGCGCACTGTCGAGGAAACGTCACAGGACGTAA